The Oncorhynchus gorbuscha isolate QuinsamMale2020 ecotype Even-year unplaced genomic scaffold, OgorEven_v1.0 Un_scaffold_11948, whole genome shotgun sequence region AACGTCCAATGGCAACGTCCAATGGCAACGTCCTGCTATGCAGTTGTCGGTTATCGAAGGGTTAAGGCAGAACTGATTGAATCAAAGTGCTGTATGTCTGGATAAACGCCCTGTGTTCAGCCAGACCGTAATCACCCATACTAACCCCAATCCACACACTCCCCCTGCCCTCCGCTTCCTAACCCGTCTGCCCAACCACAGATCCGCCTGACAGGGGGCCGTACGCGGTATGAGGGGCGGGTGGAGGTGCTGAGCACAGAGGCTAACGGGACCAGGAGCTGGGGGCTGATCTGTGGAGGGGCCTGGGGCACCAAGGAGGCCATGGTGGCCTGCAGACAGCTGGGGCTAGGCTACGCTAACCACGGCCTGCAAGTAGGTGTATTAACCAAGCTAACGGCTTGTACAGTGCTAATAGAACATGCTTAAACCAGGTTATAACCACGGACTACAATTACCATGAATCTCCAACCTCGGATTTGTTCCGCATAtctcatggctagggacctcatggctagggacctcatggctagggacctcatggctagggacctcatggctagggacctcatggctagggacctcatggctagggacctcgTGGCTAGGGACCTCGTGGCTAGGGACCTcgtggctagggacctcatggctagggacctcatggctagggacctcatgactagggacctcatggctagggacctcatggctagggacctcatggctagggacctcgTGGCTAGGGACCTCGTGGCTAGGGACCTCGTGGCTAGGGACCTCGTGGCTAGGGACCTCGTGGCTAGGGACCTcgtggctagggacctcatggctagggacctcgTGGCTAGGACCTGCGTGGCTAGGGACCTCGTGGCTAGGGACCTCTTGGCTAGGGACCTCGTGGCTAGGGACCTCGTGGCTAGGGACCTcgtggctagggacctcatggctagggacctcatggctagggacctcgTGGCTAGGGACCTCGTGGCTAGGGACCTcgtggctagggacctcatggctagggacctcgTGGCTAGGGACCTCGTGGCTAGGGACCTCGTGGCTAGGGACCTcgtggctagggacctcatggctagggacctcgTGGCTAGGGACCTcgtggctagggacctcatggctagggacctcatggctagggacctcatggctagggatctcatggctagggacctcatggctagggacctcatggctagggacctctggctagggacctcatggctagggatctcatggctagggacctcatggctagggacctcatggctagggacctcatggctagggacctcatggctagggacctcatggctagagacctcatggctagggacctaTGGCTAGGGACCTCTGGCTAGGGACCTCATGACTAGGGACCTctggctagggacctcatggctagggacctcatggctagggacctcatggctagggatctcatggctagggacctcatggctagggacctcatggctagggatctcatggctagggacctcatggctagggacctcatggctagggacctcatggctagggatctcatggctagggacctcatggctagggaccttCATTGCTAGGGACCTctggctagggacctcatggctagggacctcatggctagggacctcatggctagggacctgatggctagggacctcatggctagggacctcatggctagggacctcatggctagggacctcatggctagggaccttcatggctagggacctctggctagggacctcatggctagggacctcatggctagggatctcatggctagggacctcatgactagggacctcatggctaaggacctcatggctagggatctcatggctagggacctcatgactagggacctcatggctagggacctcatggcaAGGGATCTCTGGCTAGTGACCTCTAGCTAGGGACCTCATGACTAGAGACCTCATGGCAAGGGATCTCTGGCTAGTGACCTCTAGCTTAGGGACCTCATGACTAGGGACCTcgtggctagggacctcatggctcGGGATCTctggctagggacctcatggctagggatctcatggctagggatctcatggctagggacctcatggctagggacctcataACTAGGGACCTCATGactagggacctcatggctagggacctcatggctagggacctcatggctagggacctgATGACTAGGGACCTCTAGCTCAAACCTCTGTCTCAAACAGTGGTATTCAAAGTCGtctgagtttttccccacaaaagggcttcattacagacagaaatactcctcagtttcatcctcTATCCGGCTTGCTGGTCTAGGACgaacccgcaggtgaagaagccggatgttgaGGTCCTGGGTGGTTAcgtgtggtctgcggttgtgaggccggttgaacgtaccgccaaattctctaaaacaacgcttgtggtggacattcctgcagtcagcacgccagttgcacactccctcaaaacttgagataactgtgacattgtgttgtgtgacaaaactgcacattttagagtgaccttttattgtccccagcacaaggtgcacctctgtaatgatcatgctgttcaattagcttcttgatatgccacacctggtgGCTGGCTTATCTTGGCAAAGGTGAAGggcttactaacagggatgtatacacatttctgcacaaaatttgagagaaataatcttTTTTGtgcaaatatcaaatcaaatcaaaacaaatcaaatgtatttatatagcccttcgtacatcagctgatatctcaaagtgctgtacagaaacccagcctaaaaccccaaacagcaagcaatgcaggtgtagaagcacggtggctaggaaaaactccctagaaaggccaaaacctaggaagaaacctagagaggaaccaggctatgtggggtggccagtcctcttctggctgtgccgggtgataacagaacatggccaagatgttcaaatgttcataaatgaccagcatggtcaaataataggaaggcagaacagttgaaactggagcagcagcacagtcaggtggacggGGACAgcaaaggagtcatcatgtcaagtagtcctggggcacggtctctagggctcaggtcctctgagagagagaaagaaagagaattagagagcatatgtggggtggccagtcctcttctggctgtgccgggtggagattataacagaacatggccaagatgttcaaatgttcataaatgaccagcatggtcgaataataacaaggcagaacagttaaaacatctgaccaacactttacatgtttatattttagtttagtatatatatatatatatatatatatatatatatatatatatatatataaaatacctTTTTTATAAGAGTACATATTATTATGAGAACAATATACAAATGTTTTTGAAAGATATTTTAAAGATACAACtttattgagtaaatgtatttattggttGTTTTTCTTTTTGATAAAAAGGTTTATTTGTCGATGTAAAAATCCAAATGTACCGATTTGAAGGTTGTTTCGGTAGATTTGGGGTGCGGAAAACGTTTGAATACCACTAGTCTTGGACCAAAACGATATCCTCATGGTTGGAGAACCGTGACATTTGaactcctctctcaggctacctCATCACAGAGAGTTAACCACGTAACAGCCAACCATAACATGCCAGGTTGAGACATCTCATTGGTTCCCCCAACCCACCAGGAAGGAACCAATGTGGCTCCCCGCTCCATGActcaccctgacatgttcaccctgacatgttcaccctgacatgactcaccttgacatgttcaccctgacatgttcaccctgacatgttcaccctgacatgttcaccctgacatgttcaccctgacatgactcaccctgacatgttcaccttgacatgttcaccctgacatgactcaccctgacatgttcaccctgacatgactcaccctgacatgttcaccctgacatgttcaccctgacatgttcaccttgacatgttcaccctgacatgactcaccctgacatgttcaccctgacatgactcaccctgacatgttcaccctgacatgttcaccctgacatgttcaccttgacatgttcaccctgacatgttcaccttgacatgttcaccctgacatgactcaccctgacatgttcaccctgacatgactcaccctgacat contains the following coding sequences:
- the LOC124030480 gene encoding lysyl oxidase homolog 3B-like, which translates into the protein MGPIHMNEVLCLGTEKSMWNCGFKNITSEDCQHVEDAAVRCNTPYMALENSIRLTGGRTRYEGRVEVLSTEANGTRSWGLICGGAWGTKEAMVACRQLGLGYANHGLQGPHG